Within the Streptomyces sp. NBC_00353 genome, the region CGTCCCCGCGGGCGGTACCGCCGAGGTACCGCTGACCGTCGACACCAAGCTCGGTGGCACGGAGAACGGCAGCTACTCCGCCTATGTCGTCGGCAGCGGCGGCGGCCAGACCGTCCGCACCGCGGCCGCGGTCGAGCGCGAGTCCGAGTCGTACACCGTGACGCTCAAGCACCTCGACCGGCAGGGGAAGTCCGCCGCGCTCTACGACACGAGTCTCGTCGGTATCTCCGGGGACGTGGCGGACGTGTGGCTGGACCCGAAGGGACCGACCGGAACGGTGAAGGTCCGTGTCCCCAAGGGGAGTTACGCGGTCAACACCGGCATCTACGTGGACCCGGAGGACTTCGCCAAGGGCACCGACTGGATCTTCCAGCCGAAGCTGAGCGTCACCAAGGACATCACCGTGACGCTCGACGCCCGGAAGACGAAGCCGGTGAACATCACCGTGCCCGACTCTTCCGCGAAGTCGCAGTTCGCTGCGGCGGACATCCAGATCGAGACCGAGCAGAGCGGCTACGACTTCGGCTGGTGGCTCGGCTCGTTCAAGGGGTTCCGCACCGCCCATCTGGGCGCGCAGGTGACCGACGGCTCGCTGTCGCAGTTCTGGTCCGGCATCTGGGCCAAGGGCTCATCGACCGGCTACAACGTCGTGCTCGGCGGGCCGGTGAAGCAGGTCGCGACCGGCTACACCAAGAAGTTCACCACTGCTCAGCTCGCCAAGGTGAAGATCGGGCTCGGTGCCTCCGCCGCCGGGAAGACCGGTGGGCTCAACCCGTGGGGCTATGTCCCCGGAGCGTTCTCCAACGTGTCCGTCTCGACGGAGCAGAAGCTCCCCGCCACCCGCACGCTCTATCTGTCGGCTGCGAACAAGGTGAAGTGGAGCTTCGACTTCGAGCAGTACGGCGGGGTCGACTCCGAGGGCTTCCCGGTGACCGACGCGTTCTACACGCTCGGCGCGCCGCAGACCTTCGCGGCGGGCAAGAGCTACGAGAAGACCTTCAACACGGCTGTGTTCGGCCCGAGGATGGACAAGTCCTTCGGTCTCTTCCGTGAAGGAAACGACCTCATCGGTGTGCTGCCGCTCTTCGCCGACGGCAAGACCCATGCCGGTTCCTCCGCCTACACCTCGGTGAAGACGTCGCTGTACCGCAACGGCGCCAAGATCACCGAGAACGCGGACCCGCTGGACGGGCAGGGCTTCTTCAAGGTCCCCGCCGGTGACGCCGAGTACCGGCTCACGACCTCTGTGAAGCGATCCGCGAAGGTGGCGTCGGCATCCTCCCGGATCGACGCCAGCTGGACCTTCCGGTCGAAGAAGACCTCTTCGGTCGCGCAGCTGCCGGCCTCCACGGTGCGCTTCTCGCCCACTGTCACCCTGGACAGCAAGGTCACCGCGGGCAGGACCGCCTCCGTTCCGGTGAAGGTGCTGGGTGCTGCCGCCGGTTCGAACCTCAAGTCGCTGACGGTGTACGTCAGTTACGACGCCGGTAAGACCTGGAAGAAGGTCACTGTCAAGTCGGGCAAGATCTCGGTGAAGAACCCGGCCAAGGGGAAGTCGATCTCCTACAGGGCCAATGTCACGGACAAGAAGGGCAACAAGTCGTCCGTGTCGATCTACAACGCGTACTACGGGAAGTGACGGCGCTCAGCCGCTGAACTCCGTGTGAGTGGCGCGTGATCCAAGGCGGCCTGCCGGGACGGTCCTCCGTTCCGGCAGGCCGTTCGCATGTGCGGAGGTATCGGTGCCGTAGTGCGGTCGCCGTGCCCGGCGCCCGCCCGGCACGGCACGTCCACGACTCACCGGCGCCGCTCAGACGATCGGGTAACCGGCCGGGGACTCGTTCCCGGAGACCGAGGCCACCGCAGAGGAGACCGGCGACACGGGCCCGGGAGGCGGCGGCTCCGGGGCCGATCGGGCCGCCGGCGACTCGATGACAGGCGGCGGGCTGGAAGGCTCCTCCGGGGAGGGCGGGGGCGGCGGACCCGACGGCTCGGTGGACGGGGACCCGGTGGACGGGGACTCGGGGGTCGCAGATCCGGGGAACGGGGACCGGGGCGAGACGGACTCGGGGGACGGGGACTTCGACGTGTCCGAGGGCGGTGGACACGGCTCGGTGGACTTCCCCTCGGGGCCCGACGGGCAGGGCGACGGCGTGTGCTCGGCGGGCGGCTTCGTCTTCTTGTCGTCGCCGCCGGTGTCACCCGCATCGCGGGTGAACCAGTTGCCGCTCTTCGGGTCGTACATGACGAACTTCTTCACCACGCGTGGCGCGGGCTCCACGACCACGACGTTCGAGGAACGGTACCCGGGCCAGGGCTCACCCTTCACCTCGGGACTGCCCTTCAACGGGACCGGCTCGAGCAGCGGATTGCCGCACGCGCACCGCACCCGCGGTACGCCGCGGTCGTCGACGAGCACGGCCGTACCGGCCTGAAGCACCGCCTGATAGCTGGTGGCGGAGCCGTCCCGGAACCCGTGGTTGGTGACCCGCGTGTCCAACCGCAACTGGACGGGGGTCAGCGCCCGCAGATAGGCGGGGACGTCGGTCGGATCGATCCCCAGTACCCCGGCGAAGGCGTTGTTCTTGTCCGGTTCGGCCGTCAGCGCCTTGATCTGCTTCTCCACGTCGCAGCTGGCGAGCTTGCGGGTCCCGCCGTACAGACCGGGGGCCGAGCCGTCCACGCCCTGCGTGACGCCCACCCCGGTCCTGGTCGGAGTGGGCGCCGTGGCCGGTGTCGCAGGGGCGCTGCTGCGCGCAGTCGAGTCGGTGAACGGGTCCTTTCCGGCCGATCCCGCCGGCTGCAGGAAGATTTCGCCGCGCGCCGTCGTTCCGCCGTCGGGGCGGATGAAGACGACGGCCATCACGGCCACGGCGACGATCACGGCGACGAGCGTCGCCACCTTGGGCACGGACTGCCACCACGGGCGGCCGGGGCCGCCCGCTGAGCCGCTCGGGCCGACGGGCCCTGAAGGCCCGCCCGCGCCGCCGGAGCCTCCGCTGCTCGGCGGCCCGCCCGCGGAGCCGGGCGGAGTACCCGGCGGTGGCGGCACGGACGCCGGTTGCGTGGGGCCCGAGAGCGGGCCGGAAGGGGGGCCTGTCGGGCGGTCGGACGACGGCGGTTGGCTGCTCACGGCCTCTTCTTCCCCACGTAGGGATCAGTCCCCCTTTCTTCCCGCGTGTGCTCATTGTGTGCGCGCGAACCGCGCGCCTCGCAAGCTGACGCCGTCGGCCCCTCCCAGGGGGCGGCCCGCCCCGTGTCTGCCTAGCGTGGCAGCGTGAGCCAACAGGCATCCAGCGACCGCAGCCGTGCGCCGAGACCCGCGCACGGCTGGGGTCACGCCCTCCTGACGGTGCTCGCCGGGCTGGTGGTCATGGTCGCCACGGCCGCCCTCGGCCTCTGGGCGGCGGGCGCGGCCGGCCTGCCCGGCAGCGGCTTCCCGCGTGTCGTCGCGGCCGTCGTCGTGATGGCGGCAGGAGGCTCCGTCGAGCTCTCGGGCAACGCGGGGGACCTCGCCAGGACCCATGCGGAGTTCTCGGTGCTTCCGCTGTCGGTGACCCTGGCCGGCGCCCTGGTGATCGCCGCGGGATTTCTGCGGCCGCTGCGCCACCGGGCCGTCGCGGGCGCGCGCGAACTGGCGGGCTGGGCCGCCCGGGTGGCGGTGCTGTGGGCACTGATCCTCATCGGCCTGTCGGTCCTGGCCAGAGCGAGCTTCGACATTTCCGTGCGCAACGCGACGGACGCGGCCATCGCGGATCTGCTGGGCGTCTCCCCGAAGGTCGGGTTCCGGGCCGATGTCCCCCTCACCCTCGTACTCGGCCTGCTCTGGCTGGCCGGCATCCTCGTCCTGGCCCTGCTCGTGTCGCGCAGTGCCCCGCTCCCGGGCCGCCTCCTGCGCTTCCAGGAGTCGGTGCGCCCGGCCGCGTACGCGATGGTCGCGCTGCTGCTCGGGTGCGTCGTCGTGGGCCTGGTGGTCGCATTCGTCGTCCTGGGTGTCCGGGGGCACCCGGCGGACACGTTCGCCGTGATCCTCCTGGGGCTGCCGAACCTTGTCTGGCTCGCCTACACGCTGGGGCTCGGCGCGTCCTGGGAGGGGAAGGTGGACGGTCCATTCGGGCTGCCGATGCCGCAGATGCTCGACTCGGTACTGCGTACGCCGGACATCTCCACGGTCAATGTCTCCACGCTCGCCGAGCACGACGGACGGGCGTGGTGGCTGGTCGTCGCAGCCGCGGTGCTGACCGTGGCTGCCGCGTGCCTCATGGCGGTCCGCTCACCGGCCCGGATACGGCCCTGGCAGCATGCCGTACACATGGCGGTGGCGCTCGTCCTCACCGTGCTGACCATCTGTCTCGTCGCGAGGGTCTCCGCGCATTACGGCGTGTCGCTGCTCGGCATCGGAGACCTCGGTGGCGGCCTCGGCGGGGAGCTGACGCTGCGACCACGGCTCTGGTCCGCACTCGCTGTCGCAGCCCTCTGGGGCCTGGTCACCGGTTTCCTCGGTGGTCTGCTCGCCTCCAGGGTCGACCGGCGCGGAGAAGTACCGACGCACGGCTGAGACGGGCGCGACCACAGCCCTCAGCGTACGAACCCCGGGAAAACGGGAAGCGCCCAGTGCGGCGGCGCGGGCGGTGGTTCGGGCCCGGTGGCCCATGCACCTATTCGCTGGTCCACCTGCGTCGGCGGATGGTCCTTCCGCACCGTGCTCCGCGCTGCCGAGCGCAGCGCGGCGACGAACTGCAGACAGGAGTCGTACCGGTCGTCGGGGCTTTTGGCCAGGGCCTTCGCCAGGACGTCGTCGACGGCGGGCGGGAGATCGGGGCGCCGGCCGGTCAGCGGCGGCGGCGGGTCGAACTGATGGGCCCACAACAGCGCCATGTCGTCGTCCCGCTGGAACGGCGGTACTGCGGCCATCGTCTCGAACACCACACAGGCCAGGCTGTATACATCGCACCGGCCGTCCACCGGGCGGCCGGAGATCTGTTCGGGCGCCACGTAGTCGAGCGTGCCGACGAACTGGCCCACCGAGGTGAACCCGGTCAGCGACAGCGACTTCTTCGTCAGCCCGAAGTCCGTGAGGTACACATGCTCCGGGTGGTCGCTGTCCGTGCCCGCAGCAACCAGGATGTTGCCGGGTTTGACGTCCCGGTGCACCAGGTCGTGGTCGTGTGCGGCGTCGAGCGCGGACGCCACCTGCGCGGCGATCCGGACCGCCGCCGTGATCGGCAGCGGCCCCTGACGGTCGATGAGGGCGCGCAGGTCCTGGCCGGCGACGTAACGCATCGCGATGTAGAGCAGGCCCTCGGTCTCCCCGGCCTCGAAGACCGGCACGATATGCGGATGGTCGATCGCGGCGGCCACCCTCGACTCATGGGTGAACCGCTTCCTGAAGGTGTCGTTGCGGGCGAGTTCGGGGGCGAGCAGTTTGAGCGCGACCGTCCGGTCCAGCCGCAGATCCTTGGCGCGGTACACGACCGCCATGCCGCCGCGGCCGATCTCGCTCTCCACCCGGTATCCCGCGATCTGCCTGCCGAGCAGATCGGATGGTCGGCCCACGGGCAGCGCCGTGTCCTGCCGCGGGTCGGGGGAGTGCGGGGGGTTCGGCGTGGGGGAGGGGGACATCATGCGTCACCCGCCCGGGTGGGCGGATGCGCGGTCTCCGACCCGGGCTCGTCGACGGACCGCAGGAGCTGCGTCGGCTCGGCATCGGCGGGATCCACCGGGCGGTATGCGGCCAGCTGCGCGGGGTCGACGATCTGTGTCGGCCCAGGCTCCGGTGCGTGCACCTCGTCGGTCCCGCGGTCCACGGGGGCCTCGTTCGGGCGGCCCGGACCGGCCGATGCCGCGTACGTACTCAGCTGTGTCCCGTCGCAGTACACCCAGCGCTCGTGCTCGGCGTCGTACAGCCACACCGCCTCGCCGTCGACAACCATGCCCACCCGCAGCCCCTGGGTACGACTGCGGAAGGTCTCCCCGTCGATCCGGCCCTCGGCAAGCTCTTCCGCGGCGCCCCGGTACCGGGCCAGCGACTCCTGGGCCTGCGCCATCAGCGGCCGGGGGTCCCCGGTGCGCGCGAGCGGCTGCCCGGGCTCCGGCGGGCCGTGCGGTACGGAGACGAGCAGCCGGCCGTCGACCCACGCCGACCAGCCGTTCGCGCAGAGGATCCGCCCCCAGTCGCCGCGCCGGCCGACCAGCTGGACGGGAAGCAGCGGGTCGAGTGGCTCGGTCGGCCGGGACATGTCGGGTGCCTCCCAGGCGGGCATCCCGTCCGGGGGGACTACGTGTGTGGGGCGGAACTCCGGTGTCGCCATGGGCTCCCGCCTCCGCTACTTCCGCATGATGACGGGCTCGTGCCGGCGGAGCAGCCGCGCCACCGCCAGTCCGAAGACGACCGACAGCACCACCAGCATCCCCATGTTCAGCAGCCACGCTGCCGCGGAGTGGTCGAACAGCGGGTCCGAGCTCACCTTTCCCGGCACGATCCTGCCGAGCCCGATGGTCCCGCCCATCGCCGCGAGCGCCCACCGGGACGGCACCAGCCACGCCAGCTGCTCCAACCCGGGCACACCGTGCAGTTTCAGCAGCGCACCGCAGAAGACGACCTGGACGATCGCGAGGAGCACCAGCAGTGGCATGGTGACCTCCTCCTTGCGCACCAGGGCGGAGACGAGCAGACCGAGCATCATCGCCGTGAACGACAACATGGCCACGGCCAGTGTCATTTCGGTCAGTGGTGGCAGCAGAACGCCCTTGCCGCCCGGGGCGTTCAGATCGACGCCCGCCAGGCCTACGAGGGTCAGGACCACGGCCTGCAGGACCGTAATGGTGCCCAGGACAACCACTTTGGACATCAGATACGCCGATCTGGACAGCCCGACGGCACGCTCCCGCTGATAGATCGCCCGCTCCTTGACCAGTTCCCGTACGGCATTGGCGGCGCCGGTCAGCACGGCGCCCACGCAGAGGATCAGCAGCGCGTTGATCGCCGTGTCCTGGGTCAGCCGGCTGCCGGCCAGGGCCCGGGTCATCGCGCCCATCACGAAAGGCAGGGCGATCATGATGGCCAGGAAGGTCCGGTCGGCGCTCAGCGCGGCGGCGTACCGGCGGCACAGCGTCCGCAGCTGAGCGCCCCCGCTCCGGGTCTTCGGCGGCGGTGCGACCGGCGCGACCGCCGCGTGCGGCAGCCGCGGCTGTGCGGTGGAGTTCGCGATGTACTGCCGGTGGAACGGGGACGCGCGGTACTCCGCCGACCAATTCCGGTCCCGGTCGTTCTCGAACGCCTCGAACGCCTCCGGCCACTGCTCGAACCCGAGGAAGGGAAGTGCATCGTCCGGCGGCCCGTAGTAGGCGGTCTTCCCGCCGGGGGCGAGCACCAGCAGCCGGTCGCAGACATCGAGGCTGAGCACACTGTGCGTGACGACGATGACCGTACGACCGTCGTCGGCGAGCCCCCGGAGCATATGCATGACCGAGCGGTCCATGCCGGGGTCGAGCCCCGAGGTCGGCTCGTCGAGGAAGAGCAGCGACGGCTTCGTCAGCAGCTCCAGTGCGACGCTGACGCGCTTGCGCTGGCCGCCGGAGAGGCTGTGGATCGGCTGTTCCGTCCGCTTTTCCAGAGCCAACTCACGTATCACTTCGGTGACCCGGGCCCGGCGTTCGGACGGGTCGGTGTCGTGCGGGAAGCGGAGCTCGGCGGCGTACCCGAGGGCGCGGTGCACGGTCAGCTGGGTGTGCAGGATGT harbors:
- a CDS encoding DUF6777 domain-containing protein; its protein translation is MSSQPPSSDRPTGPPSGPLSGPTQPASVPPPPGTPPGSAGGPPSSGGSGGAGGPSGPVGPSGSAGGPGRPWWQSVPKVATLVAVIVAVAVMAVVFIRPDGGTTARGEIFLQPAGSAGKDPFTDSTARSSAPATPATAPTPTRTGVGVTQGVDGSAPGLYGGTRKLASCDVEKQIKALTAEPDKNNAFAGVLGIDPTDVPAYLRALTPVQLRLDTRVTNHGFRDGSATSYQAVLQAGTAVLVDDRGVPRVRCACGNPLLEPVPLKGSPEVKGEPWPGYRSSNVVVVEPAPRVVKKFVMYDPKSGNWFTRDAGDTGGDDKKTKPPAEHTPSPCPSGPEGKSTEPCPPPSDTSKSPSPESVSPRSPFPGSATPESPSTGSPSTEPSGPPPPPSPEEPSSPPPVIESPAARSAPEPPPPGPVSPVSSAVASVSGNESPAGYPIV
- a CDS encoding streptophobe family protein — protein: MSQQASSDRSRAPRPAHGWGHALLTVLAGLVVMVATAALGLWAAGAAGLPGSGFPRVVAAVVVMAAGGSVELSGNAGDLARTHAEFSVLPLSVTLAGALVIAAGFLRPLRHRAVAGARELAGWAARVAVLWALILIGLSVLARASFDISVRNATDAAIADLLGVSPKVGFRADVPLTLVLGLLWLAGILVLALLVSRSAPLPGRLLRFQESVRPAAYAMVALLLGCVVVGLVVAFVVLGVRGHPADTFAVILLGLPNLVWLAYTLGLGASWEGKVDGPFGLPMPQMLDSVLRTPDISTVNVSTLAEHDGRAWWLVVAAAVLTVAAACLMAVRSPARIRPWQHAVHMAVALVLTVLTICLVARVSAHYGVSLLGIGDLGGGLGGELTLRPRLWSALAVAALWGLVTGFLGGLLASRVDRRGEVPTHG
- a CDS encoding serine/threonine-protein kinase yields the protein MMSPSPTPNPPHSPDPRQDTALPVGRPSDLLGRQIAGYRVESEIGRGGMAVVYRAKDLRLDRTVALKLLAPELARNDTFRKRFTHESRVAAAIDHPHIVPVFEAGETEGLLYIAMRYVAGQDLRALIDRQGPLPITAAVRIAAQVASALDAAHDHDLVHRDVKPGNILVAAGTDSDHPEHVYLTDFGLTKKSLSLTGFTSVGQFVGTLDYVAPEQISGRPVDGRCDVYSLACVVFETMAAVPPFQRDDDMALLWAHQFDPPPPLTGRRPDLPPAVDDVLAKALAKSPDDRYDSCLQFVAALRSAARSTVRKDHPPTQVDQRIGAWATGPEPPPAPPHWALPVFPGFVR
- a CDS encoding FHA domain-containing protein is translated as MVDRPVTSTAPELVLETDAGPTVMSPSRDYHVGRDPLSDVVIDDVRVSWHHAVLRPVDDHWSLEDENSTNGTYTGGKRIHESGVGPGSVIRFGHPADGPCAVLVGQAPASPALHPADRPSAVSVPAATGTFRQPTTVRPRPVHTVRIGRSVDNDLVVDDLTVSHRHAELRAHPDGTYEIVDLGSHNGTYLNGQLVGRAPVAAGDIVGIGHSEFSLVGDVLQEFVDTGEVSLDVQDLAVTVDGGRKTLLDDVSFPVGEKCLLGVVGPSGSGKSTLLNALTGLRPADEGSVLYDGRDLYHDYAELRHRIGLVPQDDILHTQLTVHRALGYAAELRFPHDTDPSERRARVTEVIRELALEKRTEQPIHSLSGGQRKRVSVALELLTKPSLLFLDEPTSGLDPGMDRSVMHMLRGLADDGRTVIVVTHSVLSLDVCDRLLVLAPGGKTAYYGPPDDALPFLGFEQWPEAFEAFENDRDRNWSAEYRASPFHRQYIANSTAQPRLPHAAVAPVAPPPKTRSGGAQLRTLCRRYAAALSADRTFLAIMIALPFVMGAMTRALAGSRLTQDTAINALLILCVGAVLTGAANAVRELVKERAIYQRERAVGLSRSAYLMSKVVVLGTITVLQAVVLTLVGLAGVDLNAPGGKGVLLPPLTEMTLAVAMLSFTAMMLGLLVSALVRKEEVTMPLLVLLAIVQVVFCGALLKLHGVPGLEQLAWLVPSRWALAAMGGTIGLGRIVPGKVSSDPLFDHSAAAWLLNMGMLVVLSVVFGLAVARLLRRHEPVIMRK